In Scomber japonicus isolate fScoJap1 chromosome 19, fScoJap1.pri, whole genome shotgun sequence, a single genomic region encodes these proteins:
- the LOC128380230 gene encoding glutamine synthetase-like, protein MESVSLSSRLNKAVRQQYMSLPQDGKCQVTYIWIDGTGEGLRNKTRTLNEEPKSIEDIPEWNFDGSSTYQSEGSNSDMYLIPVCMFRDPFTLDPNKLVLCEVLKYNRLPAETNHRASCKKVMEKVKEHALWFGIEQEYTLLGTDKYPFGWPTNGYPAPQGPYYCGVGADNAYGRDIVECHYKACLYAGVNIYGTNAEVMPSQWEFQVGPCEGIDMGDHLWVARFLLHRVCEDFGVIATMDPKPMKGNWNGAGCHTNVSTINMREEGGLQYIEQAIEKLSKRHCQHIKVYDPRGGQDNIRRLTGHHETSSINDFSAGVANRGSSIRIPRQVGQEKKGYFEDRRPAANCDPYSVTKAIAVTCLLDGEEGEEIE, encoded by the exons ATGGAATCAGTGTCACTAAGCTCCCGCCTCAACAAGGCTGTACGCCAGCAGTACATGAGCCTGCCACAGGATGGGAAGTGCCAGGTTACCTACATCTGGATTGACGGCACTGGAGAGGGACTTCGCAACAAGACCCGAACCCTGAATGAAGAACCAAAGAGTATAGAAG ATATTCCTGAGTGGAACTTTGATGGCTCGAGCACATACCAGTCTGAAGGTTCCAACAGCGACATGTACCTCATCCCTGTGTGCATGTTCAGGGATCCATTCACTCTCGACCCCAACAAACTGGTCCTGTGCGAAGTCCTCAAATACAACCGCTTGCCTGCAg AAACCAACCATCGAGCTAGCTGCAAGAAAGTGATGGAGAAGGTCAAAGAGCACGCTTTGTGGTTTGGCATTGAGCAAGAGTACACGCTCTTGGGAACAGATAAATACCCTTTTGGTTGGCCTACAAATGGATATCCAGCACCCCAAG GCCCATACTACTGTGGAGTGGGCGCTGACAATGCTTACGGACGGGACATTGTGGAGTGTCACTACAAGGCCTGTCTCTATGCAGGGGTCAACATCTATGGCACCAATGCTGAGGTTATGCCATCTCAG TGGGAGTTCCAGGTGGGTCCCTGTGAGGGCATAGACATGGGAGACCACCTGTGGGTTGCACGCTTCCTGCTGCACCGTGTGTGTGAAGATTTTGGAGTTATTGCAACAATGGACCCCAAACCAATGAAGGGCAACTGGAACGGTGCTGGTTGCCACACAAATGTCAGCACCATAAATATGAGGGAAGAAGGGGGACTGCA ATACATCGAGCAGGCCATTGAGAAGCTGAGCAAAAGACACTGCCAGCACATCAAAGTGTACGACCCACGTGGAGGTCAGGACAACATCAGACGTCTCACAGGTCATCACGAAACCTCTAGCATCAACGACTTCTCTGCTGGAGTGGCCAACCGAGGCTCCAGCATCCGCATCCCTCGCCAGGTGGGCCAGGAGAAGAAAGGCTACTTCGAGGACCGCCGTCCTGCAGCTAACTGTGACCCGTACTCTGTGACAAAGGCCATAGCAGTCACCTGCCTGCttgatggagaggagggagaggagatcGAGTAG